In the Triticum aestivum cultivar Chinese Spring chromosome 2B, IWGSC CS RefSeq v2.1, whole genome shotgun sequence genome, tactattttgcaatcttttactttcagatctataaatgaaaaacgcaaaaatattttatattttgtttagttttatttatctatgtctattagatctcacttttgcaagtgaccgtgaagggattgactacccctttatcacgttgggtgcaagtttttgGTTGTTCTGTAGGTATTGGCGATttgcgcgttcttctcctactggattgataccttggttattaactgagggaaataattatctctactttgctgcatcaccctttcctctttaagggaaaaaccaatggaagatcaagaagtagcaggaagaatttctggcgccgttgccggggagatctacgccaagtcaagatctacatcaagcctaccaagtaccaataataaactctcatctcttgcattacagtattcgccattcgcctctcgttttcctctcccccacttcaaaaacgttttcagaaaacacaaaaagatttgcctttttattcacccttcttccgTTTGTCCTTTTCATTTATTTTCGGTTCATTCGTTTGCTAGACAGAATtgtgttgccatcatgtctgaatctggggaggttatcgttaaAAAGATCATAGTAATAATGAGGAAAACTTGGATAATTTTGCTAATACTGatcctcatgaagaatctactatctTGCACACTAAAAAGCTTCGCATAGGTAGCagcaatattattggaaaaggggttattcaagatttattTACTTGTGCCGGTGAACTACCCATGTTAGGTGGATCTATTCTCCATAAAACTAATAGTCTCGTGGACGCTATATCTTTGCTTGtaattgaacttgaaagacaatttgttcaaATGCATCCGTGCAtaaaaggatttttctagagttctctaatattgagcattcttctgttaaacaCGCCGCTACCATATTTCGAGCTCATGAGTTTATATTCATTATGAAGGAAGCtagtgaaatttttgcgcattataaaaTAGATGGtagtcgtcctcccatagagagGATTCTCTTTAATCAACAAGAAATAATGCATTTATGATCTCTTGATGATGTTGCTTATAACGAAAATTTAAGAAAAAGGGTCCCTACCGATGTTTTAGTTGAGAGAATTTCTGAaattaatgataattttgctatacgAAACAACGAATTAGGTTTCTCTCTAGAAAATAAGTTCATGAATTTTTGCCAAAAGAACGCTTACAATGATGAGTTGACCATACAATACGAGGGGCAGAAGGAGGAGCCAATTCCTCTAGAACTTGATCTTAGGGATCCTtacctattaaatttagcccttttgattacttttgcttaccacaaagaaagcttgctgctgaaccaagggagtatgagatgagcatACGTGATATGCCTTATTATTGTTATTATGGCAATATCTAGATCTATGTTttttgcctagctaagggcgttaaacaatagcgcttgttgggaggcaacccaattttatttttgttcttgctttctttggttctatttttcaataaatttttcatctaacctctagttagatttgtttttgatttttaatttagtgtttgtgccaagtaagacctttgggatgatttgaaagATAGTAGATTGGTTTTGCTGAAAAACGGAAACTTCTGTATCTAGTATCAGAATTGTTTCTGGTTAGCGGAGCGCGATAAATTCTTGAATTTTATACACGTTTCTGATCtacaaattgcccaggttgtcctaattttcagaatttttagagatGCAGAAGTTTTACATCAATTCacatctttacagactgttctgtttttgacagattctgttttctttgtgttgtttgcttattttgatgcatctatggctagtatcggggggtatgaaccatggaaaagttggaatacagtagatattacaccaatataaaataagaatgagttcacaatagtacctacaTGCAAGAATTGGATTTTGTTTTACTAACGGATctaacgagttttctgttgagtttggtgttgtgaagttttcaagttttgattaaagatttgatggactatgaaataaggagtggcaagagcctaagcttggggattcccaaggcaccccaaggtaatattcaaggacaaccaagagcctaagcttggggatgccccggatggcatcccctctttcgtctttatctatcagtaactttacttgaggctatatttttattcgccacatgatatgtatttttcttggagcgttttgtatgatatgagtctttgctttttattttgccacaattatccttactgtacacaccttttgagagggacacacatgaatcatgatttattagaatactctatgtgctttacttatatcttttgagctaggcaattttgctctagtgcttcatttatatctttttagagcacagcggtggctttattttatagaaatcattgaactctcttgcttcacttatattattttgagagtctctaaacaacgtGGTAATTTGGATAGGTTAttaatttggtcctaatatgatgggcatccaagggagatataataaaaactttaatatatagagcattgaatactatgagaagtttgattccttatgattgttttgagatatgaagatggtgatattagagtcatgttagtgagtaattgtgtattggtagaaatacttgtgttaaagtttgtgattcccgtagcatgcatgtatggtgaaccgttatgtgatgaagtcggagcatggtttatttattgattgtcatcctttgtgtggaggttgggatcgcgcgagggttaactcctaccaacccttcccctaggagcatgcgtctaataatttgtttcgatagctaataatttttttcaataagtatgtgagttctttatgactaatgttgagtccatggattatacgcactctgacccttccaccattgctagccactctagtaccgtgcaactttcgccggtgcactAAACCCACCATTTATCCTTcgtcaaaacaaccaccatacctacctattatggaacttccatagccattccgagatatatttccatgcaacttccaccgttccgtcatTATGAGTTTTtaccttgagttgtaagtaaataaaagtgtgatgatcatcattattagaacattgtcccatgtgaggaaagaatgatggaagctatgattccctcacaagttgggatgagtctccggactttatgaaaaataaaagagggcaaagaagcccaaataaaataaaagaggccaaagaagcccaccaaaaaaattactaagagaaaagagagaagggacaatgttactatccttttccacacttgtgcttcaaagtagcaccatgatcttcatgatagagagtctcctatgttgtcactttcatatactgtgggaatttttcattatataaattggcttgtatattccaatgatgggcttcatcaaattgccctaggtcttcgtgagcaagtgagtcggatggacacccacttagtttctttgtgagctttcataaacttatagctctagtgcatccgttgcatggaaatccctactcactcacattgatatctattgatgggcatctccgtagcccgttgatacgcctagtttatgtgagactaccttctttttgtcttctcaacaaccaccatattctacccattgatatgctatacccatggctcacgctcatgtattgcatgaaagttaaaaaagtttgagaatactaaagtgtgaaacaattgcttgactaataccggggttgtgcatgatttaatactttgtgtgatgaacatggatcatagccagactatatgattttgtagggataactttctttggccatgttattttgagaagacatgattgctttattagtatgcttgacgtattattgtttttatgtcaacattaaacttttgttttgaatcttgtggatctgaacattcatgtcacaataaataaaattacatggataaatatgttaggtagcattccacatcaaaaattctgtttttatcatttacctactcgaggacgagcaggaattaagcttgggatgcttgatacgtctccaacgtatctataatttttgattgttccatgctattatattatctgtttggatgttttatatgcattaatatgttattttatattatttttgggactaacctattaacctagggcccaatgctagtttctattttttccttgtttttgagtttcgcagaaaaggaatatcaaacggagtttaaatggaatgaaactttacgatgatttttcttggaccagaagacatccaagggacttagagtgcaagtcagaagagccacgaggcggcggcaagggtggagggcgagccctaggggggtgggcgcgccccctgccttgtgggcccctcgtgattCCACaaacctacttcttcgtcctataaattcacaaatattccgaaaccctcagaagcatcaacaaaaacacttttccacctccacaaccttctgttcccatgagatcccatctttgggtcttttccggcatcctgtcggaaggggatttgatcatggagggcatctacatcaactctattgccctcccgatgaagcatgagtagttttacacagacctacgggtccatagctagtagctagatgacttcttctctctctttgattctcaataccatattctcctcgatattcttggagatatatccgatgtaatcttcttttgcgatgtgtttgtcgagatccgatgaattgtggatttatgatcagcttatctatgaatattatttgaagcttctccgaattcttatatgcatgatatgatatccttgtaattctcttcgaattattggtttggtttggccaactagattcgtttttcttgcaatgagagaagtgcttggctttgggttcaatcttgcagtgtcctcacccggtgacaaagtaggggtagcaaggcacgtattgtattgttgccatcgaggataaaaagatggggtttacatcatattgcttttATTCCTCgatatcatgtcatcttacttaatgcgttactctgttctttatgaatttaatactctagatgcaggcaagagtctgtcaatgtgtggagtaatagtagtagatacagggaggagtcggtctacttgatacggacgtgatccctatattacataatcattgccttggatatcgtcataactttgcgcttttctatcagtgcgcgacagtaatttgttcacccaccatattatttccttcatgagagaagcctctagtgaaacctatggcccccgcgtctattttccataatattagtttcctatctactattttgcaatcttttactttcagatctcacttttgcaagtgaccgtgaagggattgacaacccatttatcgcgttgggtgcaagtgtttgattgtttttgcaggtattggtgatttgcgcgctcttctcccactggattgataccttggttcttaactgaggaaaatacttatctctactttgctgcaccaccctttgctcttcaagggaaaaaccaacgcaagctcaagaagtagcaggcaaTTTCCAAACATGGCAAGGAATTTGTCCCCTTAATTGATTTTGTGCAAGAGAGACTACCACTACTCCCTCAATCCCTGTACATAAGGCATCAAAGCTGGTGTTGAACTCATGCAGCGTGCGCTCCATGATATTTTGTATTTACAAGGATTGGCTCATGTTATGATTAATGGAGCGCACGCTCCCTGTGGAAAATAATTGGACTGACATTATTTCCACTCTTTCTTACATATTTGCTGCAGGCCACAAACTACTATGGTATTTTACTTTAATGCCTACTATGTTCCCAGCAGACACACCTCTAAGGTTAGTCTCCTCGTTCTATTACTACTCACATGAGCAACTAATGATTGATTCTCTTTGATCCACGTCATAAAATAGATGGTTACTACTACCTAGCTGCCACTCTTTAATTGCCATATTTTTATGAGATAATATAATTTGATGCATGCAGTATACACTTTCAAATTCCAAAAGCATGAAATAATCTAGTTACGCCATGTTTTGGTCTGATAATTTATTATTCAGTCAATGCAATCTGTCGCTGTTACTTCACGCCCTTTTTTCTGCGTGGAACAAGAGATTCAAAGTCCTTTATATATGGATTCGATATTGTTGCTGCTCTCCTATGCTATATTTATTCTTTAGCACCTACTATGATCCCGTAATTTTTTATGACTAATAataatagttgtggatgcttgcgagagggggtaatcacaagtgggttgcttgttcaagtaagaacggcaCCCTAGCACGGGCCCAAAGTTGTGAACGCGAATCAACTAAACATAATGAACATGACTAGACGAGACTTCCCATGTGTCCTTAAGAATGATTTGCTCATTACAAGAAGAACTTTTGGCTTGTATTTTGATATAAGAAGAATTGTGCCACCTTGTTGCACTcttgttactattgttacttgttacttatTACGAATTATATTTCAACAAAACTCTCTGTTATTACTACTTACGACACTTGAAGAAAATACCTTTctaaaaaccacttatcatttccttttgcttctcattgggttcgacgctcttacttatcgaaaggactattattgatcccctatactagtAGGCCATCACTAGCATGGTCCTAACAGGCCACGCCATAGCAAAGTATAGTCCCAAAAAAACTCAGAAAACATCAATGTCGTGCTAAAATAATTCAACGCCAACACTAAGGGTATATCGATGTCCTACCAAATTTGCCAACCCTGCCATTATTTGGAAAAAATAGTGGTGGTGCTTGTTGGATATTGCGCACCACAAACAAAAGTTGTGGCCAGCCATTTCTGTACTATTGTATTTTCATACAAAGGTTTACATACATGCTTTCTACTACCTTTTGTGAGTTTATAATGCCTATCTTCTTTATCTTAGGCCAATTCATTTAAGTTTCGACCATTTTATGGAGAAGATATTACTCAAAACTTGTTAGTGGGTGCACTAGTTACTACCTTTGTTATGAAATACAACCATCTAAAATGCATGTATAAACCTTTCTAAATTTAAGTAGGTCAAAGCCTTCGGATATGGATCCAATTGATTAACTTTTGAATAAAGTTTACCCCCGTATAAAAGGTTGTCATAAATGCCATTGTAAATGCCTACTTGGATAAGCATCCAATTAATGTTTGCCTCTTATAACAATGTCTATTTAAGCACCGCTACCTCAATTGTTTTGGATCCACTCACATCACCAATTCACCAAAGTCCCACATAACTATCTCAAGATCAAGAACCCCACTAGACAATCCAATAGCCATGAGGACATCTagcttcctcctcatcatcattgtTGCGTTCCTCTATGCTATCGGCTCACCTGCCATAGGCTGTGGGGAACGGATGGGCAACCAATTGTGGAACACAGCAATAGAGAATGGATGGGAACCAATCGGAAACATCAACGACCAACACATCCAGGAGCTCGGCCGTTGGGCGGTGTTGGAGTTCGGCAAGCACGTGAACTGCGTGCTCAAGTTCAACAAGGTGGTAAGTGGCAGGCAGCAACTTGTTTCTGGAATGAACTACGAACTCATCATCGAGGCATCAGACATTGGCGGGAAAGAAGACAAGTACAAGGCAGAGGTGTACGAGCAGACGTGGACTCACAAACGCCAGCTCCTCTCATTCGCCAAGGTGAACTAGGCGAGTGGCAATAACTTTGGTAGTAATAATTGTGATATACCAGATTTGTTAGCTGGGTTTATTTATCGACGAATAATTTATCGTCTTGCATTGCCATGCGTGGAACATATCAAATAGCATACATCTACAACTTGACAATGATAAGAGcagaaaatggaaaaactaaatatAACTTGCAATTGAGAAATCTATAACTGTAATAATGCAATACCAAAAGAGGCATGAAACAAAAATGAGGTTTTAGCACTAGATTGATCATTCCACTATAACCCGTGGGATAGTTTCCGCAAGACCATTCAACTTTTCTAAAGAAAAACACTACTCTCTGACATGGAAATGAAGAAAAAAGAATACATTTATCAATCTATATATAGATGTACTATACGTTAATTCTGCTTGATATATCTCCAATATCCAACAACTCATGGTACTGGTGAAATTTCGAAGGTGATGATGCAGAGTGGAGCTCATGTGACGGCGACAACGAGGAGTAATTAGATGTTACCAATTAGTGTTGAGGCTTGGGGTTAGAGGGTTGCGTGTTAGGCTGGGTGATACTAGGGTAGGGTGCTTTAGAGGGATGGTTTTCTCCCATGGCAGTAGTCATTGGCCTTAAGAAAGAAAGCTTGGTGGCTGGAGGAGAAAAACACATATGTACCATTCGAAATCAAACTATGGATCTGAATCGACTATATTATATATAAAAAATCTTGACGAGCAAATAGTAGgtagtttttttttgcggggggtaGGTAGTTAGTTCATCTGCAAAACCATATAATTTAGAAGTAACGGACCACGGTCCTGAAGGAGAGCCACTTATGCATCAATAAGTACATGGGTGTGTAAAGACCCAACTATTCGGTTTCTTCTTAAGAAATGACAGGTGGCTAGCCAGCCAACATGCCAAGCTAGCTCATGTGTAGACATGCTTCTAGGAACTACTTTGTAGTGACATGGTTGTGTACTATTGTAGGGATAGAACTGTGTAGTACTATGTACATAGGGGCAGGACTGAGTAGAAGTTACTATATGTGCATATATGCAGACGGTAGCTTATAATGTGAGGTCGTCATCCAGTTGCAGGCTTGACTGCAACGAGCAACTGACCCAATTTTTTTTTTCATCGACTGACATGTAGTAGCTCTCTTTCGATTAGGCACAACAATATTTTGTTTGGCAATTGCCAAATATGGTAGATAATTTGTCCCCGCAATTGATTTTGTGCAAGAAGTCAATCAATATGACAAAACCCCGTCATTTTATTCCTTAGTGACAACAATAAAATACATGTCTTGGCCCTTATTGTTACTGGgttagatcaccgcaagattgaaccccctACAAGGCACGTCTCCATTGATGATAAATCGATCGAACTTGGCCAACAAAGATagtcggagagaaatacaaagatatttaattgTGCAATAAGGAAAACCAAATAAATTCAGTCAAAAATCTGATCATATAGTCACAATTCATCATGCATGTCCCGACAAACACACCACCGATCAAGaacgagaacatggtattgaagatccaaaagagagagagaaccatCTAGCTATGACTATGCACCTGTATAGGTTCTaaaggaattactcacacatggtcatggagacaacaaggttgatgaagtGGCCTCTGGCAATGGCTTCCCCCTCCGGCTGTCCTCTGGAACAGGGCTCCAGATGAAATCTCTTCGGAACAGAGACTTGTGGCGGCGATAAAATTCTTCTGGAGGCATGATGAATGGTTTCTGTATTATTAGGGATATCTGCAGTGAAATCAGGTCAATGCGGTATCTGTGGACCTGACATGAATGAGGGGGAGGCCACCCCCTGGCCGTGCCTGCTTTccatgtgggcccctcgtggctcgtCTCGACTCCTCATGAAGGTTCCAGTGATTTTGTGGCCCAAAAAATCGTGTTAAATCAGCAATGTACGTATTTTAACCTCCAtagatattgattttctgtaaaaccaAGAGCAAGcagaaaacaagaactggcactggtcACTACATTAATAAGTTGgtgcataataataataatataaatt is a window encoding:
- the LOC123042878 gene encoding cysteine proteinase inhibitor 8-like; the protein is MRTSSFLLIIIVAFLYAIGSPAIGCGERMGNQLWNTAIENGWEPIGNINDQHIQELGRWAVLEFGKHVNCVLKFNKVVSGRQQLVSGMNYELIIEASDIGGKEDKYKAEVYEQTWTHKRQLLSFAKVN